Proteins found in one Crassostrea angulata isolate pt1a10 chromosome 3, ASM2561291v2, whole genome shotgun sequence genomic segment:
- the LOC128176354 gene encoding uncharacterized protein LOC128176354, whose protein sequence is MHLLKVFLFIGLSYVATKGQNGPAPKGDACVRRITTQVSRYFWKLQSRRIDYRERNNRIFADIPFPQLTTVYGWTMTGKTGRISQAREDGRGIITEYMVQFLGSDGNWTFINNSKTGKEMFTNLGNIAIPDTATSVTLSNPVKTLVLRVIPELWDGVPFMRLSIQHCADTVMAEQRPILPIQIQHSSVKKNLEDQIKNRLKSKISKVMKKVKQMEQRIGHHKGHGVKDRKKAGKHKSSSERNRVNHRKNKSRRKHITQQNTRQKKPIIKTQHQKRSEVEKKSLDTYDIDVRFGRGDYFGDFGYKYRRGQRDALKRKNSKKKVVHQRKKSKSSGKKKQSRAQKHKTAQHKIKNESGKEKKKQSKAKNRKMAQKKSKVKKKLQPNTHKHRKTQQNSKTKGGQKTQQTRKSKTRNHTKSSGKKSHKLVKNKKRKQKTLQSAKAQRSRQQRIEAKTLSSLTKNIKKTEKNLSTLKKQLHTVNQRTPKSKSLVKGKKSKGQVSHKGGTQARGRKPTNSKPVVQGQHSSKGKTPARKPYTPDITPSKNVKTKTESIAPAKTASSQKLVEMQRLEKENTALSESVYGSCRLRPVWRYNKAIFRPADTFSTLRDVRQAWRAMYGLGIQPYLFRIPERFQKFRNQKYYLEIEFRKITNVFGIKVAGSSSQLQWGAVTRFSLYHKRKDSEPWQGYVDRLNQPRVFDVGTREKGNAHAPSVFRLDVPVTAKAIRIYPEKWASAPIMMVDLITCETSYKH, encoded by the exons atgcaTCTGCTAAAGGTGTTTCTCTTCATAGGGCTGAG TTATGTTGCCACAAAAGGCCAAAATGGACCCGCCCCTAAAG GGGATGCGTGCGTGCGGAGGATTACCACCCAGGTTTCTCGCTATTTTTGGAAGCTCCAGAGTAGACGGATCGACTACCGCGAGCGGAACAACAGGATCTTCGCCGACATCCCGTTCCCACAGCTGACCACTGTGTACGGATGGACCATGACCGGAAAGACGGGGCGGATCTCACAGGCGCGGGAAGACGGGCGCGGGATCATCACGGAGTACATGGTGCAGTTCCTAGGCAGTGACGGAAACTGGACGTTCATCAACAACTCCAAGACCGGCAAAGAG ATGTTCACAAACCTCGGAAACATCGCCATCCCCGACACCGCCACAAGCGTCACTTTGTCAAACCCCGTCAAGACGCTGGTGCTCCGCGTCATACCGGAACTGTGGGACGGCGTCCCCTTCATGAGACTGTCCATCCAGCACTGCGCAGACACAGTGATGGCGGAACAGCGACCGATCCTTCCAATACAGATACAACATAGCTCTGTCAAGAAGAACCTGGAGGACCAAATAAAGAATCGATTAAAGAGCAAGATATCCAAAGTGATGAAAAAAGTAAAGCAGATGGAGCAGAGGATTGGCCATCACAAAGGTCACGGGGTCAAAGACCGAAAAAAGGCGGGAAAGCATAAGTCGTCTTCGGAGAGGAACAGGGTCAACCATCGTAAGAATAAAAGTCGGAGGAAGCACATTACTCAGCAAAATACAAGGCAGAAGAAACCGATAATAAAAACCCAACATCAAAAGAGATCAGAAGTAGAAAAGAAGTCTCTTGATACCTACGATATCGACGTAAGGTTTGGGAGAGGGGATTATTTTGGAGATTTTGGGTACAAGTATCGACGTGGGCAAAGGGATGCTCTAAAACGGAAAAACAGTAAGAAGAAGGTAGTACACCAAAGGAAAAAGAGTAAGAGCAGCGGAAAAAAGAAGCAATCCAGGGCGCAAAAACACAAAACGGCGCAACATAAGATCAAGAATGAAAGCGgcaaagagaaaaagaaacagtCCAAAGCAAAGAATCGCAAAATGGCGCAAAAAAAGAGCAAAGTTAAGAAGAAATTGCAGCCCAATACACATAAACACAGAAAAACACAACAGAACAGCAAGACAAAAGGTGGCCAAAAGACACAGCAAACAAGGAAATCAAAGACTAGAAACCATACAAAAAGCTCTGGAAAGAAATCTCATAAACTAGTTAAAAACAAGAAACGAAAACAAAAGACTCTTCAATCTGCTAAAGCCCAAAGATCTCGACAGCAGAGGATTGAAGCTAAAACTTTGAGCAgtctaacaaaaaatattaagaaaactgaaaaaaatttaagtacTCTTAAAAAACAACTTCATACGGTAAACCAAAGGACCCCAAAGAGCAAATCTCTGGTCAAAGGCAAAAAGAGCAAAGGTCAAGTGTCCCACAAAGGCGGCACGCAAGCCCGTGGCCGGAAACCGACCAACAGTAAACCAGTGGTTCAAGGCCAACATTCTTCTAAAGGTAAAACACCGGCCCGTAAACCGTACACACCTGACATCACGCCCTCAAAGAACGTGAAGACAAAGACCGAGAGCATAGCGCCCGCCAAAACCGCTTCTTCCCAAAAGTTGGTTGAAATGCAGAGGCTGGAAAAGGAGAATACTGCTCTCTCCGAGTCTGTCT ACGGATCGTGCCGCCTGAGACCAGTATGGCGCTACAACAAGGCCATTTTCAGACCGGCAGACACGTTTTCTACCCTGCGAGACGTCAGACAGGCTTGGCGAGCTATGTACGGACTAGGCATACAGCCCTATTTATTTCGTATCCCGGAGAGGTTCCAAAAGTTCAGGAACCAGAAATACTATCTAGAAATAGAGTTCCGAAAAATCACAAACGTGTTTGGGATAAAAGTGGCGGGAAGCAGCTCCCAGCTCCAGTGGGGTGCCGTGACCAGGTTCTCTCTCTACCACAAGAGGAAGGACTCGGAGCCGTGGCAGGGTTATGTGGATAGACTGAATCAGCCACGG GTATTTGATGTTGGCACCAGAGAAAAAGGAAATGCGCATGCTCCATCGGTGTTTAGACTGGACGTCCCGGTAACAGCCAAGGCAATCCGAATATACCCCGAGAAATGGGCCTCGGCTCCCATCATGATGGTCGATCTTATTACCTGTGAAACTAGTTATAAACACTGA
- the LOC128177195 gene encoding uncharacterized protein LOC128177195, whose protein sequence is MVVFTSLIPPGIIMTVVTVGWGLQCPPCERIHCSPREASQLTCPGGVTTGICGCCPTCAKVVGERCGGDFNYLGKCDKDLYCQIQNPQKYTDRQPEGQCVTVPFHIQDSPRPAPKCRPMCSPKFCRQHPRAVCSAIKVAEVSRSCQSPCQHTSCQACRFESEPKCKACQKDDFRCLKRYGKCVKRQYCTKRKYPCKPQYSRKQEGRFQCDVPRCS, encoded by the exons ATGGTGGTGTTCACTTCACTGATCCCACCGGGAATTATAATGACAGTGGTGACGGTAGGGTGGGGCCTGCAGTGCCCCCCGTGTGAACGAATACACTGTAGCCCCCGAGAGGCCTCACAGTTAACTTGTCCAGGTGGAGTCACCACCGGTATCTGTGGCTGCTGCCCCACCTGTGCCAAAGTAGTGGGGGAGAGATGCGGGGGAGACTTTAACTATCTCGGTAAATGTGATAAAGACCTGTACTGTCAGATTCAAAACCCCCAGAAATACACGGATCGGCAGCCGGAGGGGCAGTGTGTAACGG TTCCCTTCCATATACAAGATTCGCCGAGACCTGCTCCAAAATGTCGACCCATGTGCTCGCCCAAGTTTTGTCGCCAACACCCACGGGCAGTCTGTAGTGCTAT TAAAGTAGCCGAGGTATCGCGAAGTTGCCAAAGTCCATGTCAGCATACGTCATGTCAAGCCTGTAGGTTCGAGTCGGAACCCAAATGTAAGGCATGCCAGAAAGACGACTTCCGGTGTCTAAAAAGATACGGGAAGTGTGTAAAACGACAATACTGCACAAAGAGGAAGTATCCTTGTAAACCGCAATACAGT